The region CCCACAATCGCAGTCGCCGCttcaaggatgaggctggCGATATGCTCACTCTTCCTTCTGACTCTACGGCGTTTGACGATAAGTTGGACAGCGCAGCTGCGCGTGCCGCAAGGAAAAAGGAGTGGGAACGGGAAGACAAGTGGACAAAAATGGCGAAGCCGACAAGGAAAGGCAAACATGGGGGCGGAATGATATTTGACTTTGATACCAAGAGCTCAAAGTTGATTGAACGGACATGGAAAGGAATACCAGATCGGTGGCGATCATCAGCATGGTATTCTTTCTTAGAAACCAGCGCTAAGAAGCACAGCGATAGCCCGACGGAAGAGGAGCTCATTGAAATCTATCATGAGTACCAGGACATATCGTCTCCTGACGACGTCCAGATTGATATCGATGTGCCAAGAACGATCTCTAGCCACATCATGTTCCGGCGACGGTACCGCGGTGGTCAACGCCTACTTTTCCGCGTGTTGCATGCGATGTCCCTCTACTTTCCGGATACGGGGTACGTTCAAGGTATGGCGGCGCTCGCGGCGACACTCCTTGCTTACTACGACGAAGAGCATACGTTTGTTATGCTTGTCCGACTGTGGCAACTACGGGGGCTCGAGAAACTCTATCGTTCCGGGTTTGCGGGCCTCATGGAGGCTCTGGGCGACTTCGAACGAGAATGGCTGGATGGTGGAGAAGTTGCCGCGAAATTGGTAAGTTGACCCATAAGACAGAAAAGTGCACCTTGAGCTAAAGGTATTGCCTCGCAATAGAATGAAGTTGGAATACCGCCTACAGCATACGGTACCCGGTGGTATTTGACACTGTTCAATTACTCGATACCTTTCCCAGCCCAGCTTCGAGTTTGGGATGTCTTTATGCTCCTTGGCGATGCCGAGGACGATCCCAAGTCGGGCAAACCGGAGACAAGCGGTTTCGGCAAGGGCCTCGACGTCCTCCACGCGACCTCGGCAGCTCTTATCGACGGGATGCGAGAAATCATCCTTGAGTCTGATTTCGAGAACTCGATGAAGGTTTTAACTAGTTGGATTCCAATCAAAGATGTCGAGCTGTTCATGCGTGTCGCCAAAGCTGAATGGAAAGTCCACCATCGTAAGAAGTCGGGATGATCCAGGGCCCGATAAACAACACCACACCACGACCCTTCGTTTCTTCTATCAATACAGCACTGGCAGTGCTGCCACAGCTTAATACCTATTTTCCACACAACCTGGGGAGTGCTGCTCTATCTGGGTACATTACGAATGATTCCGGCTGGATGACTTGCGATGATCGAACAACGTCGTTTTGTTATCATTCTCATTATATTTCATTCTTACGGCTGGCTGATACATTGGGATCTGTTCATGCCCTTTGACTCCTCACATTCAACGGCCTCCCAACAGATACCACTGCTGTTTGCCGTGAGAAGGTCGAGCCGAGATTGAGGGACACCTTTACCTCCTAATGCCGCAACAATAATCAGCTTGCGATGAGACTTTCCAGATGCCGTGCAGTTGAACATGGCAAACCTAGGTCCGACCCCTTTGTATTGTCCTCCGACACCTATGTGGTGTACTCTTTTATCTTTCTGTTTGTCTACTTCACTATACTATACCCTCCCTTcacctttcttttttttaccTCTATACCCCTTCTTACACGGACTAATTTGCCCTCCTTGTCTTTCTGTACACGATATGACTTTTCTTATATACCTACTTACCTATTCATGTGTGGCTCAATGTGTGTGTGCGTGTGGTGTGAGCCTAAAACTTACAAGCCAAGGCTGTCCAGCCCTAATTCTGATTCTGATACCCCTTTACCTTTTTCATTTCATTCCGTACCATACCCATCTAGGGCTCCCCCTTGAATGCACGTGTTTGTGTTAGCACCGTGATCTGATTGTATGGGCCCCGTTCTTTTCCGATGCCCTCCCTgtttctccaacttccaTCTCATATGTTCGGGCTCGTCCATCCCTTGCCTTATCCTTCTTCACGTCTACTACCACACCTATCAGTACTAGAACCAAACCTAATATAGCCTAATCCGATCATTATAATTCGTTGTCTTTGCTGCCACCCGTGCTCAAAAAACCATAAAAAATCTATGTCTAACAAACTTGCAGTCTGCAGAGAACATTTATATCTCTGTTCAATGCTATTTATGTACAACTAGTAGTTTTGTACAACCCCGGTATACCAGCTACCAGAGAATATGCATCAGCCAGTTTAATACAAACAGCACGACAGGGACTGAGCCTAGCTGACGTGCAAAAATTAGACTTAAATATTCATTATATCGTCCCCAGGGTCGGATGCGGCAATCCGATCGCGCAGGTGGGCATAACACTGGTATGCCCGTATGCTTTCAGGTGATTAGAGTCCGAGAAAGAAGGACTCAACAGGTTAGCCGCCAGGAGCATCGCGTGGCTGCGAGGGAGCTACCGGAGCTTCCGATGTGGAGGACTGCTGGGAGCTACCTTCATGAACAGAATCATGAGGCTTAGCCTCTACGCTCGAAGCGCGAAGATCTTGAAATGTCTGCGGGAAATCTCTTTCAACATCTTTTACTGGTGGCGAATCTCCGCTGCGCTTCTGATCTGTTGGTTCACCGGTCGTCGCAAGCGTATATCCAGGCAAGGCTGGGGCAACCTGAGATGGGCTCATTGTCCCAACCTGCTCTACTTTGACGTTTCGTAGATGGTGATCTCCGTGAGCAAATGATGTATCGCTAAGTCGATGGTGGCGCGTCAACGGTCCCGGTTGTCCACCATTCTTTGGAGACGCTGGCTGCGAAGTCTGTGATGCTCCTATAAGTGATTCAGAGGAGCGAGAGGACGGTACTGGGGCAGGCTGGTGAGGACCGGAAGCCTTCCTTTTTCGTCCTGGAGACGCATGGTGCTCTGAACGACGAGAGGTACCATGAGCTGGTGCCTCTTGGTGAGCCTTTCCGGGTGCGGCACCTGATTGTGACTGAGTAGGGGGAACCCAATGATGGAAATATAATGACGGGGGTGATCGGCGTGACTGGGAATCAGGTCTTCGCGAGACCTGCGCAACGGGGACAGGAACCGACGAGCCAGGCGCATACTGTACATTGCCCATGGTTATTTGGCCCGCTTGGGCCTGGGCCGCGCCTCCTTGGTTAATCCATGGATTTGGCCCGGCTCTAGAATCCGGAGGGGCAGGGGGTAACGAGCGTCTCCCGGGCATCTGAGGGGTAGACGGCGTATTAATATTCGAGGGCGCATTCTGGGACAAAAGTATATtaggtggaggtggagggggcGGTGCTGAGTGCTGAAGGCCCGAACGGGAGTCCTGTCGAACATGCATAGAAGGCCGCTGAGAGTGGGAACTGGACAGTGAATGCGCATGAGACGGAGCTTGGGGAGCAACTTGAGGGTTCGACCCACGTGCAGTGGAAACCTGGGATAGATACTGCTGCGCCAACTCCACTACCGGTTGAGGCAATCCATTATGGCATATCCCAGCAAAGACAAGCGGAATAATTTGCGGAGGGATGCCCGCAAGTAAAGAATCCCGAAGCATGCTCGCCTCGACCCTCCGCTGCTCCAAACGTAAGCTCTCTTGGCGcgtcttctcctcttcctgcttcctccggtcctcttcagccttggcTCGGAGCCAGTGATGCATGGCATCGTCGGAGTTAGAGCTTTGCCATTGCGAAGGAGGCGGTGGTAGTTGTTGGGTTGCCGGGCCTGTGGTCGGAGGCATACTGGCGAAGCCGACATCCGGCGGCGGCAAGGTTAAGGAAGGACGAGGTAGAGTGTTGCGCGAAGAGTCCATTGAGGGAAAGTCCGCTGGCCTTAACGGCGCTGTAGGTGCGGCGGGAGGATTAGATGCCGATGTAGATGGCGAGGGGGAGCGCGGTGGTCGAAAGCGCGAGTGCTCGTGGGGATATTGGATCCCATTCTGGGAGGTAGAGTTCAGGGTGAGCAGCATATCTCTCAAAGAGAGCGACGTGATATTTTCATTACTGTAGCTGTAGCTGCATTCTGGGGGACCTGCAAGCGATAGCGCAAgcagatgatgatggggGAAGGGGAGACGGTGCAATTGAGAACTAGCTCATGATGAAGGAAAGAGACAAGGAGGAACAGGCTGAAGGAGGGCTTGAGGGGAAAAAAGGTACTCGATTCTTGACCGGGGCCTCATAAGTCCCCAGACTGCCAAAACAGGAAGGGGCTAGGATGGGGTTCTTACCGTATTCGTGATCTCCAGTACAACTAGTCCAGATCAGGAAACAGCAGGCTGAGGTAGCCTGAGGCTGCCACTGTTGCCTGAGCACAACGGAGGCAAGAAAGGTGCACAGAAGACACCTGATTTGGATTCTGGTATGTTCCTGGGCAAGAGCAATAATAATCAAAAGACGTAATCAAGCTGGAAGCGGCAGGCTAAAGCCCATATTGCGTGGGCGGGGCCtagtgatgacgacgaagtAAACGAAACGTGTACCTTTTTTCTGAATCTAGACTCTGGAAAAAGCAACGAGAAATCTCCGAAAAGGCCGAATATGTCAAGACGGCCCGCTCCGATGTTATGGTTTTATTATTGACGACAATCAGGGCACAAGTGACAAACTTGAGACTCGCAAATTAACCAGGTCCTAGGTGTATCAAGCGGCCAAGCCATCACCATGATCATATTAAAATTGATCTTCAATGTTCCGCCCCTCCCCAGTGCTTGTTTCAGTTAGAATGACAAGGCTTCGCTGCTCGTCTGTCCGTCCGGTTCCAGTAAGCCTAATGATTATCGTTATCAGGCGTAATTATTTCAGGGATTTTCTGGGCGTCGCGTATTATTACCAGAATTTTGAAGCCTGGACATCAAACAGTCCAGCTTGGGGTCCTGCTTTCGCCGTCGTGGATTTACTCTGAATCGTCCATTCGTCGCTAGCAACACGAATGAGATAATTAAGGAACATATGCATCTACTTCAGTCATGACGGCTTTACAAGGCACAATGTAGATGCTAATATATACTCGAATACGATGCTTCTTCCCCCCAGCTCAAACGTCACGGTCAAAGCGCGCCAGTACCTCAGGCGGTACCGTTGGAATGTACTTGCGCGCCCGCTCTCTGTTGGTTCCGCCCCAACCGGCCCCGTAGCTGATGAGCATGTCCGTGCTAGTCGGCAGCGAAAACGGAAGAGTCAATGCAGGATCTAAGAACACGGTGGTAGCGCCGTTGCGGTCATCTACCCGTGAGCTTGGCCCCGGTCGTGGAGAGGCAACGCTAGAATTGGGCGAATTGGACGTTGAAGGGGCGTGGAAAGGGCGTGGAGTTTGCGGGCGCCCTTCCTCGGTTGGCGCTGACGTTGGGGCCAGGGAATCTGCttttatttggacaagcctCAACTGCTCCCTAAATATCAGTTCGGGGTCGCGTTGGAGCTCTACCAAGAATTTCATGGCGGACTTCGGAAGGCCCTTTTCTCCTACTTCAGGCCGGTAGTGCTTGACCGCATGAAGCATCTGGGCTGGCGTCAGGTCTTGTAGCTGGAGGAGTGTGTTGACGAGAGACTCGAAGTCCTCGCCTAGTGATGAGAAGCACTGGAGCCAttgcaggagctggatcACCGGTGCCAGATGTTTACGCGCGGAATCCATGGTGCTGTCGCCCGTACACGTGGTCGATCCGTTCTCATAGTGTTCCGGCTGTCGGTTGTTGGTACGAGCCCAGTCCTCCAATGTCGACACATTCATGCGAATTTGCATCGCCTTAGTTCGGGCTAGATATCGTTTTGTAGAGAGAATCCGGTTGAAGAGCTCCGCTCCCAACCAGTAGTAGAGTTGCGAGAGAATCTGCGTTGTAATGACTGAGTGCACGTCGTATAGATCGAGGACAAAAAGCGTTGACGAAAGAAGGGAGGTGATGTTACGCGGCGAGATCTGTGCTCGACGCCTTGGAGAAGGTGGCCTGAACTGCTTATCAGCCGGCTCGGGGGCcttgtttttgtttttggAACGGAATAGCTTCCACTCGTTTTGGAAAGGGATGTCGTCGAGACCGGGAATTGTTTCATGGTCCAACATCGCCGCATCCAACACCTTATTCATCCGGCGCTCAGCATCACGAATAATCAGAATAAAAATTTCGTTGATAAGTTCGGCTAAATGGAGTTGAAATTCAATCGTTGACTCAACTAGACCCGCATCTTTCTTGAGGTAATGAAGTAGGAGAGTAGCATTCGAGATCCAGAATGCGAGAATCGTCATGTCCCATTGATGTCGCTCCACGACGTCATTTATCTTGTCTGTCGCAGACACCAGTAATGTTGCTAGGAGCTCTGGGCTCGCATGATAGTGGGCATACCGCGCActgagaaaaaggagatttGCCGGTACCGGCTTCTGAGATGGGGACCGTTGCGGCGTCATGTTGGTGATAATGATATCGAGTATCCTCTCCAGCTCGTGTTCCTGAAAGACAAACATCTGGTCGTTCAGGCATCGATCCCAGACgaactcctgctgctccgCTTCAagttcctcctcgtcttGGGAATCGAATTTCTCGTCCAATCCGAGACTCGACAAATCCACCTCCAGATTAATTGCGCTTTCCTCCATCATCATGCGCCGCTTCATTTCGTtctccgcaatctcctcctcaaaacGACCATGC is a window of Aspergillus nidulans FGSC A4 chromosome VI DNA encoding:
- a CDS encoding uncharacterized protein (transcript_id=CADANIAT00009985), yielding MIYRSPWTTAALSPPYSRRRRFSLQGNSTDLSWLARIGQSQFLTPVAAKPLSFSLALDDHSHDDEHALHTHYGRNLALHTDDDNESTTTARLEDSDARLMEMLAAQAAHREVDSLDADEDAIAADEKLTDDRKREVLQRALNMAASNGDVERVRRLVRGKAKDYVDVNMPDEEGTVPLIYASCFGHQDVVAALLDAGANVDQQDRNQWSALMWAMTNRHKMIAKILLDHGASPNIKSSSGGTALDFAQPGSEISEYLHENGYSFGPSAIEDDFYDSGFAHGRFEEEIAENEMKRRMMMEESAINLEVDLSSLGLDEKFDSQDEEELEAEQQEFVWDRCLNDQMFVFQEHELERILDIIITNMTPQRSPSQKPVPANLLFLSARYAHYHASPELLATLLVSATDKINDVVERHQWDMTILAFWISNATLLLHYLKKDAGLVESTIEFQLHLAELINEIFILIIRDAERRMNKVLDAAMLDHETIPGLDDIPFQNEWKLFRSKNKNKAPEPADKQFRPPSPRRRAQISPRNITSLLSSTLFVLDLYDVHSVITTQILSQLYYWLGAELFNRILSTKRYLARTKAMQIRMNVSTLEDWARTNNRQPEHYENGSTTCTGDSTMDSARKHLAPVIQLLQWLQCFSSLGEDFESLVNTLLQLQDLTPAQMLHAVKHYRPEVGEKGLPKSAMKFLVELQRDPELIFREQLRLVQIKADSLAPTSAPTEEGRPQTPRPFHAPSTSNSPNSSVASPRPGPSSRVDDRNGATTVFLDPALTLPFSLPTSTDMLISYGAGWGGTNRERARKYIPTVPPEEHTRIQIRCLLCTFLASVVLRQQWQPQATSACCFLIWTSCTGDHEYGPPECSYSYSNENITSLSLRDMLLTLNSTSQNGIQYPHEHSRFRPPRSPSPSTSASNPPAAPTAPLRPADFPSMDSSRNTLPRPSLTLPPPDVGFASMPPTTGPATQQLPPPPSQWQSSNSDDAMHHWLRAKAEEDRRKQEEEKTRQESLRLEQRRVEASMLRDSLLAGIPPQIIPLVFAGICHNGLPQPVVELAQQYLSQVSTARGSNPQVAPQAPSHAHSLSSSHSQRPSMHVRQDSRSGLQHSAPPPPPPPNILLSQNAPSNINTPSTPQMPGRRSLPPAPPDSRAGPNPWINQGGAAQAQAGQITMGNVQYAPGSSVPVPVAQVSRRPDSQSRRSPPSLYFHHWVPPTQSQSGAAPGKAHQEAPAHGTSRRSEHHASPGRKRKASGPHQPAPVPSSRSSESLIGASQTSQPASPKNGGQPGPLTRHHRLSDTSFAHGDHHLRNVKVEQVGTMSPSQVAPALPGYTLATTGEPTDQKRSGDSPPVKDVERDFPQTFQDLRASSVEAKPHDSVHEGSSQQSSTSEAPVAPSQPRDAPGG